A portion of the Halopelagius inordinatus genome contains these proteins:
- a CDS encoding Nramp family divalent metal transporter, protein MSIRQAAVPDVLSGIVQKYGLAFVMVASYFGSGSVYIASQAGVTHGYTLLWAVVGAALLGFMAQDMSARLGIHGESLMVFVRRRLGRPIATAIAVFLSIGCVAWTLGLVAAVGAGISFLLGGAVGWQPIAVVTTVAAIAVGLLDYDSVENLMIGMMLALMVVYVVVALPSGADPRAITLGFLPTADSLGTLTMAAGILGTTALWPNFFLESILVHTKGWTNKSDIPDVRRDLAVGYAVGGVTTIAILIAAAALLRPMGYTSLKTFITPGRALVEVLGTWAMVLFIGGVVAAAFNSIIPIMWTPAYIVPQAAGYDSPRDSRLFTIIFAVGTGIGVLSPVVSSILDLSVVDMVILFPMYNGIFSLPIAAILLFWSVNDGETMGEHRNGWKLNVVNASLVLLAVVLAALSVRDFIGLISTGGF, encoded by the coding sequence ATGAGTATACGTCAAGCCGCGGTCCCGGACGTGTTGAGCGGTATAGTGCAGAAGTACGGCCTCGCGTTCGTGATGGTCGCCAGCTACTTCGGTTCCGGCTCCGTCTACATCGCGAGCCAAGCCGGCGTCACGCACGGCTACACGCTGTTGTGGGCCGTCGTCGGTGCCGCTCTACTGGGGTTCATGGCACAGGACATGAGCGCCCGATTGGGGATTCACGGCGAGTCGTTGATGGTGTTCGTCCGCCGGAGACTGGGACGGCCGATAGCGACGGCGATAGCGGTGTTTCTCTCTATCGGGTGCGTCGCGTGGACGCTCGGATTGGTCGCCGCCGTCGGCGCGGGCATCTCCTTTCTGCTCGGCGGCGCAGTCGGGTGGCAACCCATCGCCGTCGTGACCACAGTCGCCGCGATAGCCGTCGGACTGTTGGACTACGACTCGGTGGAGAATCTGATGATCGGGATGATGCTCGCGCTGATGGTCGTCTACGTCGTCGTCGCCCTTCCGAGCGGTGCGGACCCGCGCGCGATTACGCTCGGCTTCCTGCCGACCGCGGACTCTCTCGGAACGCTGACGATGGCCGCGGGCATCCTCGGAACGACCGCGCTGTGGCCGAACTTCTTCTTGGAGTCGATTCTCGTCCACACCAAAGGGTGGACGAACAAGAGCGACATTCCGGACGTGCGCAGGGACCTCGCGGTCGGGTACGCCGTCGGTGGCGTCACGACCATCGCGATTCTCATCGCCGCGGCGGCGTTGCTGCGCCCCATGGGCTACACGTCGCTGAAGACGTTTATCACGCCGGGGAGAGCGCTGGTCGAGGTGCTCGGAACGTGGGCGATGGTGCTTTTCATCGGCGGCGTCGTCGCCGCCGCGTTCAACAGCATCATCCCCATCATGTGGACGCCCGCGTACATCGTTCCGCAGGCGGCCGGATACGACTCGCCGAGAGACTCCCGTCTGTTCACGATCATCTTCGCGGTCGGTACCGGAATCGGCGTTCTGTCTCCGGTCGTGAGTTCGATCCTCGACCTCTCAGTGGTCGATATGGTGATTCTGTTCCCGATGTACAACGGCATCTTCTCGCTCCCTATCGCCGCGATTCTCCTGTTTTGGTCGGTCAACGACGGTGAAACGATGGGAGAGCACCGAAACGGCTGGAAGCTGAACGTCGTCAACGCGTCTCTCGTGTTGCTCGCCGTCGTGTTGGCGGCCCTGTCCGTCCGGGACTTCATCGGACTCATCTCGACGGGAGGCTTCTGA
- a CDS encoding sulfite exporter TauE/SafE family protein, producing the protein MIPGVSTVLLAGLVCIALVAGVGITTLGPGGIFVTVALYALTPLPSATVAGTAHATFVATGIVGTLVYARSGELVGEDGRGMAAILSAASVVGALAGAYLNSFLSRDLFGVLLGVVASLTGCLLLYRQRRELEPVVTLDPASRRGQGALGVLGFVLGVASGLVGVGGPVLAVPALVVLGVPMLLALGVAQVQSIFIAAFAAAGYVAQGAVSLPLVVLLGVPQVVGVVAGWAIAHRIDPGRLKVALGVVLVGVGVYLVA; encoded by the coding sequence GTGATTCCCGGGGTGTCGACAGTTCTGTTGGCGGGTCTCGTCTGCATCGCCCTCGTCGCGGGCGTCGGAATCACGACGCTGGGTCCCGGCGGTATCTTCGTGACGGTGGCGCTGTACGCTCTCACACCGCTCCCGTCGGCGACAGTCGCCGGGACGGCCCACGCCACCTTCGTCGCGACGGGGATCGTCGGTACGCTCGTCTACGCTCGGTCGGGCGAACTCGTCGGCGAGGACGGGAGAGGTATGGCCGCGATACTGAGTGCGGCGAGCGTCGTCGGCGCACTCGCGGGCGCGTACCTCAACAGTTTCCTCTCGCGGGACCTGTTCGGCGTCCTCCTCGGCGTCGTCGCGTCCCTCACGGGCTGTCTCCTCCTGTATCGGCAGCGACGGGAGTTAGAGCCGGTCGTGACGCTCGACCCGGCGTCTCGGCGCGGGCAGGGAGCGCTCGGCGTCCTCGGCTTCGTGCTCGGCGTCGCGAGCGGCCTCGTCGGCGTCGGCGGGCCGGTGCTCGCGGTTCCCGCGCTCGTGGTCTTGGGCGTCCCGATGCTTCTGGCACTCGGCGTCGCGCAGGTGCAGTCGATATTCATCGCGGCGTTCGCCGCCGCGGGCTACGTCGCGCAGGGCGCGGTGTCGCTACCGCTCGTCGTTTTGCTCGGCGTCCCGCAGGTCGTCGGCGTCGTCGCCGGGTGGGCTATCGCCCACCGCATCGACCCCGGACGCCTGAAAGTCGCGCTGGGCGTCGTCCTGGTCGGCGTCGGGGTGTACCTCGTCGCGTAG
- a CDS encoding cytochrome b family protein, with amino-acid sequence MSDTESDADEKEVRTDGTGIVAPDDETPTWSERKKRTDGLSRLTYEYFERSRREDQDLRQESDYVERDVLGFPTWPHEIIRNLSIASFFVGVILFLSATMPPHIGAPANPSSTPAIILPDWYLYWSFGLLKLGPLNPELAILGGQKLTADRTYGVLANVVVVGIIAMVPFLNKGSARRPVEQPFWAAVGVGGVVFAFTISILAIKNLMPMNVDLLFDLTFILPVVAFFLTYAVLKTMREGYMYGLNKRYYRLRPPR; translated from the coding sequence ATGAGCGACACCGAATCCGACGCAGACGAAAAAGAGGTTCGCACCGACGGCACGGGCATCGTCGCGCCCGACGACGAGACGCCGACGTGGAGCGAACGCAAGAAACGCACAGACGGTCTCTCGCGACTGACGTACGAGTACTTCGAGCGCTCTCGCCGCGAGGACCAGGACCTCAGACAGGAGTCCGACTACGTCGAACGCGACGTGCTCGGCTTCCCGACGTGGCCCCACGAGATAATCCGGAACCTCTCTATCGCGAGTTTCTTCGTCGGGGTCATCCTGTTTCTCTCGGCGACGATGCCGCCGCACATCGGCGCGCCAGCGAACCCCAGTTCCACGCCGGCGATTATCCTGCCCGACTGGTATCTGTACTGGTCGTTCGGCCTGTTGAAGCTCGGTCCGCTGAACCCCGAGTTGGCGATTCTCGGCGGCCAGAAACTGACCGCGGACCGGACGTACGGCGTTCTCGCGAACGTCGTCGTCGTCGGTATCATCGCGATGGTGCCGTTCCTCAACAAGGGAAGCGCGCGCCGCCCCGTCGAGCAGCCGTTCTGGGCCGCCGTCGGCGTCGGCGGCGTCGTCTTTGCGTTCACCATCTCGATTCTGGCCATCAAGAACCTCATGCCGATGAACGTCGACCTGCTGTTCGACCTGACGTTCATCCTCCCCGTCGTCGCGTTCTTCCTCACCTACGCGGTGTTGAAGACGATGCGAGAAGGCTACATGTACGGTCTCAACAAACGCTACTACCGTCTCCGGCCGCCGCGGTAA
- a CDS encoding cytochrome b, with protein MSLERKDEYDHKDWMKKKDLTPVESVFLTTLIWMDKRLRIVDYLEMMETLYYRVNLQMPKSHTEQYDLDNKFWYWYPLYTLGLFSTLAYVVAAISGALLGFYYSPATTGDPTTAYSSIEFIMTELQFGFMLRSVHRWSAQVMVAAVFLHMLRVYFTGAYKEPRELNWILGIILISLTMVFGYTGYLLPWDQLAYWAGQIGVEMALSIPLVGEWAAQLLFGGFSLSQATLQRMYIIHVFLLPFVVTTLIAIHIGIVWVQGIAEPH; from the coding sequence ATGAGCCTAGAACGAAAAGACGAGTACGACCACAAAGACTGGATGAAAAAGAAGGACCTGACTCCGGTCGAGTCGGTGTTCCTGACGACGCTCATCTGGATGGACAAGCGACTCCGCATCGTGGACTATCTGGAGATGATGGAGACCCTCTACTACCGGGTCAACCTCCAGATGCCGAAGAGCCACACCGAGCAGTACGACCTCGACAACAAGTTCTGGTACTGGTACCCGCTGTACACGCTGGGACTGTTCTCGACGCTCGCGTACGTCGTGGCCGCGATAAGCGGTGCGCTACTCGGGTTCTACTACTCCCCGGCGACGACGGGCGACCCGACGACGGCGTACAGTTCCATCGAGTTCATCATGACCGAACTGCAGTTCGGCTTCATGCTCCGTTCGGTCCACCGGTGGTCCGCGCAGGTGATGGTGGCGGCGGTGTTCCTCCACATGCTCCGCGTCTACTTCACCGGCGCGTACAAAGAGCCCCGCGAACTGAACTGGATACTCGGCATCATCCTCATCAGCCTGACGATGGTGTTCGGGTACACCGGCTACCTGCTCCCGTGGGACCAACTCGCGTACTGGGCGGGTCAGATCGGCGTCGAGATGGCGCTGTCCATCCCGCTCGTCGGAGAGTGGGCGGCACAGTTGCTGTTCGGCGGGTTCTCGCTGAGCCAAGCGACACTCCAACGGATGTACATCATCCACGTGTTCCTGCTCCCGTTCGTCGTGACGACGCTCATCGCCATCCACATCGGCATCGTGTGGGTGCAGGGAATCGCGGAACCGCACTGA
- a CDS encoding DUF7318 family protein, which produces MSSSGSTYGDIHRYEPARESTAAAIGIVLLTIIEVVFVFLFSYGFISGWGLSDTGNMFLGGILAVIFVDLAFILALYRKEFLPDVMIVKKRRRKWEDLYIREEDEDGVPFTTGAWDQVKRAIYPYYKK; this is translated from the coding sequence ATGTCCTCCTCGGGAAGCACCTACGGGGATATCCACCGGTACGAGCCGGCACGAGAGAGCACGGCCGCGGCTATCGGCATCGTGCTCCTCACCATCATCGAAGTCGTCTTCGTGTTCCTGTTCAGCTACGGATTCATCTCCGGATGGGGCCTGAGCGACACCGGGAACATGTTCCTCGGCGGCATCCTCGCGGTCATCTTCGTCGACCTCGCGTTCATCCTCGCGTTGTACCGCAAGGAGTTCCTCCCCGACGTGATGATCGTCAAGAAGCGCCGTCGCAAGTGGGAGGACCTCTACATCCGAGAAGAGGACGAAGACGGCGTCCCCTTCACCACGGGTGCGTGGGACCAAGTCAAGCGGGCCATCTACCCGTACTACAAGAAGTAA
- a CDS encoding plastocyanin/azurin family copper-binding protein, whose amino-acid sequence MKRRDFLRAASVPAAAATASATAGVTAAQQEDGTTTSAGGTGTASGTEQGTGTGTGTSSGGGGGGGGGGTETVTVGPGGSLVFEPGTEEALEIAPGTTVEFVWDSDNHNVVPQSQPEDANWGGHEPIENEGFSFSYTFEVLGTYEYICEPHESAGMIGTIEVVENPGGGEGGGEKDLEELGVPIQAHWVGTATILGIIITVIFTFYILKYGESPNTGTGRNG is encoded by the coding sequence ATGAAAAGGCGGGACTTTCTGAGAGCGGCAAGCGTCCCTGCCGCGGCCGCGACGGCGTCTGCCACCGCCGGCGTGACAGCCGCCCAACAAGAGGACGGCACTACGACGTCCGCTGGTGGGACCGGCACGGCGTCCGGAACCGAGCAAGGGACGGGTACCGGAACTGGCACCTCCAGCGGCGGCGGAGGCGGCGGAGGCGGCGGCGGAACCGAGACGGTCACCGTCGGCCCCGGCGGTTCGCTCGTCTTCGAGCCCGGCACCGAAGAAGCCCTGGAGATAGCACCGGGAACGACTGTCGAGTTCGTCTGGGACTCGGATAACCACAACGTCGTCCCCCAGAGCCAACCCGAGGACGCGAACTGGGGAGGCCACGAACCGATAGAGAACGAGGGGTTCTCGTTCAGCTACACGTTCGAGGTTCTCGGCACCTACGAGTACATCTGTGAGCCCCACGAGTCCGCGGGCATGATCGGCACCATCGAGGTCGTCGAGAACCCCGGCGGCGGCGAGGGCGGCGGCGAGAAGGACCTCGAAGAACTCGGCGTTCCCATTCAGGCTCACTGGGTCGGCACGGCGACGATACTCGGGATCATCATCACCGTGATATTCACGTTCTACATCCTGAAATACGGCGAATCGCCGAACACGGGGACGGGGAGGAACGGATAG
- a CDS encoding DUF7319 domain-containing protein: protein MSDAEDGRVDEQPPDSEGSDEESLRALRREVEEKYDFDDFGPEEMAEMSLEEWEAVFDPDTWITGRDLLDRVEKDLRSRIAYREVFAVIERIRRDGEDQLLVYSDEGYAVVHPDGGIEGEGTVLRDVKPTVALCSMEEYEVDDPPEDVSLPQPVDVAEGSGEFGNLMLQIVAGAQMLVGVGLLVVWLLFPVVNGLFGTALPTVGTIFAPLLAGVFLVIGFFLFLVVANARLSDRFRAEEYRNRLRAVGAEHGERPDFLPFDEEGAPRVEPRRDDDNATAEGKSEGS, encoded by the coding sequence ATGAGTGACGCCGAGGACGGACGGGTTGACGAACAGCCTCCGGACTCGGAGGGGAGCGACGAGGAGTCGCTTCGAGCGTTACGCCGGGAGGTCGAAGAGAAGTACGATTTCGACGACTTCGGCCCCGAGGAGATGGCGGAGATGTCCCTCGAAGAGTGGGAGGCGGTGTTCGACCCCGACACGTGGATAACCGGGCGGGACCTGCTGGACCGCGTCGAAAAGGACCTGCGGAGCCGAATCGCCTACCGTGAGGTGTTCGCCGTCATCGAACGCATCCGACGGGACGGCGAGGACCAACTGCTCGTCTACTCCGACGAGGGGTACGCCGTCGTTCACCCCGACGGAGGCATCGAGGGCGAAGGGACCGTTCTCCGCGACGTGAAACCGACAGTCGCGCTCTGTTCGATGGAGGAGTACGAAGTGGACGACCCGCCGGAGGACGTCTCGCTCCCGCAACCGGTGGACGTGGCCGAGGGAAGCGGCGAGTTCGGCAACCTGATGTTGCAGATAGTCGCCGGTGCGCAGATGCTCGTCGGAGTCGGCCTTCTCGTCGTTTGGCTCCTGTTTCCCGTGGTGAACGGGCTGTTCGGGACGGCTCTCCCCACCGTCGGCACGATATTCGCGCCCCTCCTCGCGGGGGTCTTTCTCGTCATCGGCTTTTTCCTGTTTCTCGTGGTGGCGAACGCGCGCCTCTCGGACCGGTTCCGCGCAGAGGAGTACCGGAACCGACTCAGAGCGGTCGGCGCCGAACACGGGGAGCGGCCGGATTTCCTCCCGTTCGACGAGGAGGGTGCACCGCGCGTCGAACCGCGAAGAGACGACGACAACGCCACCGCAGAGGGCAAATCCGAGGGTAGCTGA
- a CDS encoding DUF7344 domain-containing protein, with protein MSDSTSGENDESMSDFRGASETRLDVLFGVLAKRRRRVALRCLVAYDTPMTLADLADEVAVREREATLAQIPADDVMQVYLSLYHAHVPKLGDAGFVEYSQEQDLVRLTEEPDRIRRLLDAAPTEE; from the coding sequence GTGAGCGATTCAACTTCGGGGGAGAACGACGAGTCGATGTCCGACTTCCGGGGGGCCTCCGAGACCCGACTCGACGTCCTGTTCGGTGTCCTCGCCAAGCGCCGCCGTCGAGTCGCCCTCCGCTGTCTCGTCGCGTACGACACTCCGATGACGTTAGCTGACCTCGCGGACGAAGTCGCGGTCCGAGAGCGGGAGGCGACGCTCGCTCAGATTCCCGCCGACGACGTGATGCAGGTGTATCTCTCGCTGTATCACGCTCACGTCCCCAAACTCGGCGACGCCGGCTTCGTGGAGTACTCTCAAGAACAGGACCTGGTCAGACTCACGGAAGAACCGGACCGTATCCGGCGACTACTCGACGCCGCGCCGACAGAGGAGTGA
- a CDS encoding TrmB family transcriptional regulator, with protein MSNQPDAVEALGNLGLTEYEARCFVALSRLKQGTAKEVSQLSDVPRSRVYDTVDRLHQRGLVDVQQSDPRQYRAISKDDAFEKLESAFRANVEEADAALENVRSAEPQAERGMWSIADEEHVNDRLGTLLDDAEDHVHMLVADESAVPEEIVDRLVAATERGVNVVVEVGTDSLEERIRADVPDADVTLFESLRETNPVVSKWPGKLAMVDRQAILASGLENSDRPFEQQETAVWTNGHNHGFAAWTRELLDDRLADF; from the coding sequence ATGAGTAACCAACCGGACGCCGTCGAAGCGTTGGGGAACCTCGGCCTCACCGAGTACGAGGCGAGGTGTTTTGTCGCGCTCAGTCGCTTGAAGCAGGGGACCGCAAAAGAAGTGAGCCAACTCTCGGACGTCCCTCGCTCTCGGGTGTACGACACCGTAGACAGGCTTCACCAACGGGGACTGGTCGACGTCCAGCAGTCGGACCCCAGACAGTACCGGGCCATCTCGAAAGACGACGCGTTCGAGAAACTCGAGAGCGCGTTCCGCGCCAACGTCGAGGAGGCCGACGCGGCGTTGGAGAACGTCCGGTCCGCAGAACCCCAAGCCGAGCGAGGGATGTGGTCGATCGCGGACGAAGAACACGTCAACGACCGACTCGGAACGCTTCTCGACGACGCAGAGGACCACGTCCACATGCTCGTCGCCGACGAATCGGCCGTCCCCGAAGAGATAGTGGACCGACTCGTCGCGGCCACCGAACGCGGCGTGAACGTCGTCGTCGAAGTGGGGACCGACTCGCTCGAAGAGCGAATTCGGGCGGACGTCCCCGACGCCGACGTCACGTTGTTCGAGAGTCTCCGAGAGACGAACCCGGTCGTCAGCAAGTGGCCGGGCAAGTTGGCGATGGTGGACCGACAGGCGATACTCGCGAGCGGTCTCGAAAACAGCGACCGACCGTTCGAACAGCAGGAGACGGCGGTGTGGACGAACGGCCACAACCACGGGTTCGCCGCGTGGACTCGGGAACTCCTCGACGACAGGTTAGCAGACTTCTAA
- a CDS encoding DUF7321 family protein, whose translation MVSETAIATGAALMVTVSFPFYLYGAWIMIDAETVTWGVLIYHLKFIVPGLVLNTVPVVAWMIPRLFKQLGGLAALHAVLGLQAYALLAFALTGIVRILQVKRRADLYDNPDQDIELDDLHENMGAWRGRLRVGVFGYVLFWIFAWVLGIYRYATGYLF comes from the coding sequence ATGGTATCCGAGACGGCCATCGCGACGGGCGCGGCCCTGATGGTCACGGTCAGTTTTCCGTTCTATCTCTACGGCGCGTGGATAATGATAGACGCGGAGACGGTGACGTGGGGGGTGTTGATCTACCACCTGAAGTTCATCGTTCCGGGCCTCGTGTTGAACACGGTTCCGGTCGTCGCGTGGATGATTCCGCGTCTGTTCAAGCAGTTGGGCGGGTTGGCGGCCCTCCACGCGGTTCTCGGTCTCCAAGCGTACGCGCTCTTGGCGTTCGCCCTCACGGGTATCGTCCGAATCCTGCAGGTCAAACGACGGGCCGACCTCTACGACAACCCGGACCAAGACATCGAGTTAGACGACCTACACGAGAACATGGGCGCGTGGCGCGGCCGTCTCCGCGTCGGCGTCTTCGGATACGTGCTGTTTTGGATATTCGCGTGGGTGCTCGGTATCTACCGGTACGCGACCGGCTATCTGTTCTGA
- the nth gene encoding endonuclease III: protein MGTRLDSRETQVLEVLDRLYEEYPDTTISLNFSNRLELLIAVMLSAQCTDERVNKETEHLFEKYETVEDYADADVDELSEDIGSITYHNSKADYVVSSARTIRDEHGGEVPDTMDELTELKGVGRKTANVVLQHGHDIVEGIVVDTHVQRLSRRLGITEETAPEKIETDLMPLVPEDDWQQLTHLFISHGRATCTARNPDCAECVLEGICPSSKLDGDVDLASGEAWS from the coding sequence ATGGGAACGCGCCTCGATTCACGGGAGACGCAGGTTCTGGAGGTACTCGACCGTCTGTACGAGGAGTACCCCGACACCACAATCTCGCTGAACTTCTCGAACCGCCTCGAACTGCTCATCGCGGTGATGCTCTCTGCGCAGTGCACCGACGAACGGGTGAACAAAGAGACCGAACATCTCTTCGAGAAGTACGAGACGGTCGAAGACTACGCCGACGCCGACGTCGACGAACTCTCCGAAGACATCGGCTCTATCACCTACCACAACAGCAAGGCCGACTACGTCGTCAGTTCCGCCCGGACGATACGAGACGAACACGGCGGCGAGGTTCCGGACACGATGGACGAACTGACCGAACTGAAAGGCGTCGGCCGGAAGACGGCGAACGTCGTCCTCCAACACGGCCACGACATCGTCGAGGGAATCGTCGTCGATACGCACGTCCAGCGTCTCTCTCGGCGACTCGGCATCACGGAGGAGACGGCACCCGAGAAGATAGAGACCGACCTCATGCCTCTCGTCCCCGAGGACGACTGGCAGCAACTCACGCATCTGTTCATCAGTCACGGCCGGGCGACCTGCACCGCGCGCAACCCCGACTGCGCCGAGTGCGTCCTCGAAGGTATCTGCCCCTCCTCGAAACTCGACGGCGACGTCGACCTCGCAAGCGGCGAGGCGTGGTCCTGA